The Candidatus Paceibacterota bacterium DNA segment TTTTCAATCGGCAGTATTGTCTTGAAAAGGCTTTTGCTTTCATCCAATGGGGAAAATTCCCAGTACGCTTTTTATGCGGCTGACTCGGCAGGTGAATGTGCTTTGTATTGGGATCGCAATGCTACCACTACCAGTACGGGGAGTGCTTTTGCCACATCCTCTACTTCAGTTGCGGGGCAGGATTTTTTACCTACTATCAATTGCAACAACACGCCAGTGACTACTTGGGTGACTGGCTCTGACGCCACTTTTGCTGACACGGTTTTTTATGTACCGCTGAGCCCGACTACTTGTGGTTTTGTGACCGTGCACCGCACTTCGGCAGTCACGACTGTGGATGCCCGCGGGTATAATGCTCCTTTCAGTCAGGCGTTGAATGGAAATAAAGGTGGGTGTGATACCACCAATCCTCGCGCAGTAGAGCGTGGGCTGTTGATTACATTCTAACTTGTCAACCTTTTCACTAAGATTAAAAAGATGTTAATATGTCGACATGGTTAAATACAATACCTTTTTTATTTGCTTGATTGCGATCATTGTTGGTGGGTTTCCTTTGTTGAGTCAGGCTTCTTCCTACCTTTGGTCCTCCCCGACAATTTCTGGTAGCCATCCATGGGATGCCATCGCTTATTCTGCTGACGGCACAAAACTTTTTGCCGCCGATGATGGTTATGTCTATGTTTCTTCTAATTCTGGTGCGACTTGGGCTACCAGTACTGGCACTGGGCAAGAGTATTGGCAGACGCTTGCGGTGTCACAAAATGGTACAAAGGTAGTTGCGGCGGGGGATCAAAGCGATATTTTCTTTTCAACTAATAGCGGTAGCACTTGGGCTACCAGTTCTTCCGCCGGAGTCCATAGTTGGATTTCTCTGACCTCTTCTAGTGATGGGACAAAAGTGGCGGTAATTGATTTTGATGATGATCAAATTTTAATATCTACTGACAGCGGTGCCACTTGGGCAACTAGTACCTCAGCTTCGTCTCATAGCTGGGGTGCCTTAGCTTATTCTGCTGACGGTACAAAACTTTATGCAGCTTCGGGTGACGGATACACATATGTCTCAACTAACGGGGGGTCAACTTGGACATCAAGTGCCAATCCAAACGGAACTAACTGGTTTGCTATTGCTTCATCAGCTGATGGCTCGAGATTATTAGCTGGGAGTCCATATGGTCAAAATCAGCATCTCTTTTTATTTACTTCACCAAATGGTGGTGCCGCTTGGGCTACTAGTACTGGAGCAGGGTCTCATTCTTGGCACAATGTCGCTTCTTCGGCCGATGGTACCAAACTCATCGCTGCCGCCGCTTTAAATTCTGGCTACATTTACACCTCTGTAGATTCAGGTGTCACTTGGGCGACCAGTACTGTGGCAGGACAACACAATTGGCAATCCGTGACTATCTCAGCTGACGGCACTAAAGTCGGCGCTGTGGCTTATGATGGTACTTTGTTTTTAGCCAGGACCCGCTTCTCGCCACCTTCTTTGTTCAATTTAAATTCAACCGTAGCTTCTAGTACATACACACTCTCCTATGAAACAGATGAGTTGGCTACTTCGACCTTGGCCGTCAATCCACAGGGGATTATGCAGTACGCTTCTTCTACTGTTGCTTCATCCACTTCCTACAACTTCACTCTCAATAATTTAGTTCCGTGTGCTCAGTATCAGTACAACCTAGATCTAAATGATGCTTATGACAACGCCACCTCTACATCCGAGCCTTTTAATACGACTTGTCTTGCCAATGCGGTCGTAGCCACTTCTACTATCCTAAATATCGCCACATCCACTGGTGGTACTTTGTCCTTGAATACCCTGACTCTTTCTGTGCCGGCAGGGTATAGCACTACTTCCTCGCAGTCATCTTTTCAAGCTTTTGAGTTGGATGCTCCTACCGTTCTTTCTGCTTTCCCAGTGCCATCTAATCAACTTGTTAATGCTGGAAATATTTATCAACTCTCTTCTATCACAGGCACTTCTACGAGTCTTTCCACTTTTTCTACCCCGTTAACTGTTACAATGACTTATGATCCGTCAGCCTTGGGGTCTACAGATCAGAATAGTTTAGTTATATATAGAAACGATGGAGGATCATGGCAAGCCTTAACGTCATGCACGGTGGATACGTCCAATCACACGGTTTCTTGTCCGACTTCTAATTTTTCCACCTTTGCAATTTTTGGTGCAACACCAAATTCTGGAAACGCAGCTCCTATTATTATAAGTGGAGGGTATTCTTTCGGTTCCTCATTTGCCCTAGATACTTCGGTAAGTACGTTGCCCCCTCAAACAATCACCTCGACCTCGACGGTTCCTTTTACCTTAAATCTTGCCTTGGGATCTGTCGGAGCAGAAGTTAAGGCCCTTCAAATTTTTCTCAACACGCACGGCTATATTGTTGCAACAAGTGGTTTTGGATCGCCCCACAACGAAACGGACTATTTTGGTCCACTCACTAGAAAAGCTTTAATTAAGTTTCAAAAAGACTACAAGATTACTCCAGCTATTGGTTTTTTTGGCAACATCACGAGAGGCATAATTAATAAAATATTGTGATATGCTGAGGGATATGAAAAGTCTAAAAATCCCGCAAGAAATCAGTGATAGAGTAGCCAAACTCCGGGCTTCTATTGAGCATCATCGTTACAACTATCACGTCTTGGACAAAGAGGAGATTTCGGCTGAAGCGCTGGACTCACTCAAGCGGGAACTGTCAGAGCTCGAAGCAAAATACCCTGCACTAGTGACAGCGGACTCTCCCTCACAGCGGGTAGCTGGCAAGCCCCTCGATCAATTTGTCAAAGTAGCTCACAAGGTACCCCAGTGGTCTTTTAACGATGTTTTTGATGAAAAAGGGGTGCGAGAATTTGACGCGCGAGTCAAGAGGTTTTTGATCAAAGCAGGGATCAACGAAAGCCCCAGCTATGTATGTGAATTGAAAATTGATGGTCTAAAAGTAGTCAGTGAATACCGCCAAGGAATTTTTTATCAGGCTCTAACTCGCGGAAATGGTGTGATAGGCGAAGATGTCACTCACAATGTGAAGACTATCGAGTCTATGCCGTTGTCCTTGCCGCAACCTCTAGACATCATAGTTGAAGGGGAAGTGTGGATGAGTAAAAAAGATTTTGAGGCTTTAAATGCGAGGCAAAAAAAAGAGGGCAAGCCTCTGTATGCCAACCCGCGCAATGTAGCCGCCGGCTCTATCCGACAGCTCGATGCGGCTATAGCTTCCTCGCGCAAACTACAGACATTTACCTATGATATTGCTCAGATCAAAAGCGCCCTCATGCCAAAAACCCAGATGGAAGAGCTGAAGCTTTTACAAAAATTAGGGTTCAAGGTGAACAAAAATTTTACGTCATGTAAAGATATTGATGAGGTAATTGCATTTTGGAAAAGTTGGGAAAAAAAATCCAAGAAGGAAAACTATTGGTGCGATGGAGTAGTGATCAAGGTAAATGAGCGCCGACAGCAGGAGGCGCTCGGGTATACAGGCAAGGCGCCGCGTTACGCTATTGCCTTTAAATTTGCAGCAGAGCAAGTCACCACAAGAGTAGAGGATATTGTCTTGCAAATTGGCCGTACGGGGGTCTTGACGCCAGTGGCGCATTTAAAACCAGTCTTGGTAGCTGGCTCGACGGTTTCTCGAGCCACTTTGCATAATGAAGATGAGATCAAAAGGTTGGATGTGCGGGTGGGAGACACGGTCATTTTACAGAAAGCAGGAGATGTGATCCCAGACATTGTTTCTGTTTTGAAAGAGCTCCGCACAGGCAAAGAAAAAGCCTATGTCTTTCCAACAAATGTACCAGAGTGCGGCGGCGATGGTCGCATTGAGCGTATTCCCGGACAGGCCGCATGGCGCTGCGCTGTCTCAGGCGGAGTTTTGCAGCATCGCCGTCGCCTCTACCATTTCGTCTCAAAAAAATGCTTCAACATTGACGGCATGGGTCCAAAACAAATTGACTCTTTACTTGACCACGGCCTGATTACTTCTTACGACGATATTTTTACTTTGACTAAGGGGGATTTACTGTCCCTACCGCGTTTTGCCGAAAAATCCGCAGACAATCTGATCAAGGCTATTGCTGCGGCTCGCTCGGTGACCCTCGCTCGCTTCCTTTTTTCCCTTTCTATTCCTCAAGTCGGTGAAGAGACCGCTATCGATGTAGCCAATCATTTTGGCCAGCTCGAAAAAATACGCGTAGCTAGTATCGAACAGCTCGAATCAATCGATGGAGTAGGGGACGTGGTCGCTGCCTCCATTCATACCTGGTTTGCGGACAAGAAAAATAGCAAGCTGGTAGATAAAATTCTTTCGCAGGTTTCTTTAATAAATCCTAAAATGGCCAGCTCCAGAAATAGAAGCAAAAAGGGAAACGTCGCGTCTCTACCCCTAGCCGGCAAAACTTTTGTCTTGACTGGCACCCTGACTTCAATGTCTCGTGATGAAGCTAAAGACAAGATTCGCGCCTTGGGTGGAGGTATCTCCGGTTCGGTCTCATCAAAAACTAGCTACGTGGTAGCTGGCGAAAGTGCCGGATCGAAGCTCGATAAAGCAGAGGAGCTAGGAGTGACTATTTTGGATGAACAGGCTTTTCTAAAAATGCTCTCAAATAGTAAATAAATAGTGAAGGGATTTCTAGGTAGTTTTTTTATCGGTATGTAATATAAGACATATTTTTTATGCTTTATGTTACATATTGAGAAAAAGGCGTACTCAAAATTGCGAGTCTTCGAGCGCTTTAGTGAGAAAGGTTGTGGATTTTCTCCAAAACCTTTACACAAAGCCGTTTTCGCACTACACTTACAGGAATGATTACCAAAAATGACATTGAAAAGCTGGCCTCTCTTGGTCGGGTCAAGCTTGTCGAAAGTGAAAAGGAATCTTTTGCCACTGAGATTGATGCCATACTCGGCTACGTCGGAGAGATTCAAAAAGTCACGGCTTCAGATGTGCAGGTTGCCACTCATTCAGAGCTGGTATATCCTCATCGCAATATTATGCGTGAAGACTCGCCTCGTACCATCGATGCTAAAAAAGAAACGGCCAGCGGAAAATATTCAGAGGATTTATTGACTTCATCCCCCGACCGTGACGGGCAGTATATAAAAGTAAAGAAAATTTTAGGGTAGGTGTCATTTTTATGAAAAATCTCGCTCAACTGACCATCACAGAAGCTATTAAGATGCTCCGCTCTGGAGAGACTACTTCGCGGGCTATAACAGAAGCCTGCTTGAAAGAGATCACTGAACGCAATGGAGAAATCAATGCCTATCTCGAAGTCTTTGAAGACGCCCTTGCCCAGTCAGATGCTGCAGATGCCAGACTCAAAGCAGGAGAAGGAGTGGATAAAAAAACCGGAGAGATGTGCTTGCCGCTCCTTGGTATTCCACTTGCCATCAAAGATAATATTTTAATCAAAGGACGTCGGGCCGGGGCGGCTTCAAAAATCCTTGAGGGATATATTGCTCCATACAATGCGACGGCTATTTCAAAACTGATTGATCAGGGCGCTGTTTTTATGGGTAGAACCAATATGGATGAGTTTGCCATGGGTGGATCGACAGAAAATTCTGCATATGGCCCAACCAAAAATCCGCATGACTTATCTCGTGTTTCCGGCGGATCATCGGGTGGTTCCGTGGCCGCGGTGGCTATGCACGGATGCCTTGCAGCCATTGGCTCAGATACAGGAGGGTCGGTCCGCCAGCCAGCCAGCTTTTGCG contains these protein-coding regions:
- a CDS encoding peptidoglycan-binding protein, which codes for MVKYNTFFICLIAIIVGGFPLLSQASSYLWSSPTISGSHPWDAIAYSADGTKLFAADDGYVYVSSNSGATWATSTGTGQEYWQTLAVSQNGTKVVAAGDQSDIFFSTNSGSTWATSSSAGVHSWISLTSSSDGTKVAVIDFDDDQILISTDSGATWATSTSASSHSWGALAYSADGTKLYAASGDGYTYVSTNGGSTWTSSANPNGTNWFAIASSADGSRLLAGSPYGQNQHLFLFTSPNGGAAWATSTGAGSHSWHNVASSADGTKLIAAAALNSGYIYTSVDSGVTWATSTVAGQHNWQSVTISADGTKVGAVAYDGTLFLARTRFSPPSLFNLNSTVASSTYTLSYETDELATSTLAVNPQGIMQYASSTVASSTSYNFTLNNLVPCAQYQYNLDLNDAYDNATSTSEPFNTTCLANAVVATSTILNIATSTGGTLSLNTLTLSVPAGYSTTSSQSSFQAFELDAPTVLSAFPVPSNQLVNAGNIYQLSSITGTSTSLSTFSTPLTVTMTYDPSALGSTDQNSLVIYRNDGGSWQALTSCTVDTSNHTVSCPTSNFSTFAIFGATPNSGNAAPIIISGGYSFGSSFALDTSVSTLPPQTITSTSTVPFTLNLALGSVGAEVKALQIFLNTHGYIVATSGFGSPHNETDYFGPLTRKALIKFQKDYKITPAIGFFGNITRGIINKIL
- the ligA gene encoding NAD-dependent DNA ligase LigA; protein product: MKSLKIPQEISDRVAKLRASIEHHRYNYHVLDKEEISAEALDSLKRELSELEAKYPALVTADSPSQRVAGKPLDQFVKVAHKVPQWSFNDVFDEKGVREFDARVKRFLIKAGINESPSYVCELKIDGLKVVSEYRQGIFYQALTRGNGVIGEDVTHNVKTIESMPLSLPQPLDIIVEGEVWMSKKDFEALNARQKKEGKPLYANPRNVAAGSIRQLDAAIASSRKLQTFTYDIAQIKSALMPKTQMEELKLLQKLGFKVNKNFTSCKDIDEVIAFWKSWEKKSKKENYWCDGVVIKVNERRQQEALGYTGKAPRYAIAFKFAAEQVTTRVEDIVLQIGRTGVLTPVAHLKPVLVAGSTVSRATLHNEDEIKRLDVRVGDTVILQKAGDVIPDIVSVLKELRTGKEKAYVFPTNVPECGGDGRIERIPGQAAWRCAVSGGVLQHRRRLYHFVSKKCFNIDGMGPKQIDSLLDHGLITSYDDIFTLTKGDLLSLPRFAEKSADNLIKAIAAARSVTLARFLFSLSIPQVGEETAIDVANHFGQLEKIRVASIEQLESIDGVGDVVAASIHTWFADKKNSKLVDKILSQVSLINPKMASSRNRSKKGNVASLPLAGKTFVLTGTLTSMSRDEAKDKIRALGGGISGSVSSKTSYVVAGESAGSKLDKAEELGVTILDEQAFLKMLSNSK
- the gatC gene encoding Asp-tRNA(Asn)/Glu-tRNA(Gln) amidotransferase subunit GatC — encoded protein: MITKNDIEKLASLGRVKLVESEKESFATEIDAILGYVGEIQKVTASDVQVATHSELVYPHRNIMREDSPRTIDAKKETASGKYSEDLLTSSPDRDGQYIKVKKILG